In the genome of Raphanus sativus cultivar WK10039 chromosome 9, ASM80110v3, whole genome shotgun sequence, the window TTACCAAACATGTGACTCAAGTAAAATAGATGTCATTTGTATTCTTATGCTTTTTTTCGTTGAGTCGATATGAGCATCCTCGATGTGAGACCTAGATGATTGTAACGAAATCGCGTTAATTTCGAGTATCttattgatattgatttatctgaatttggatttttttagttttcgtTATTGAAAAAGATTAACTTTTTGTTGAGAATTTGATTGTCTTGCAATTATGGACTCCAATACTTCACAATTTAGTTTGATTGTGACTTTGGATCATATAGGAATACCACAACATGGTCAGCCAACCTGCAATCCCCTAAACACAACCAAATTTGAAGTGtttacccccccccccctccaACCAAATTATGGACTCCAATACTTCACAATTTAGTTTGATTGTGACTTTGGATCATATAGGAATACCACAACATGGTCAGCCAACCTGCAATCCCTAAACACAACCAAATTTGAAGTGtttacccccccccccccctcctcctaccaaaaagagaaaaaaagaaaagttaatgATGCTTTGAACACAATTAAACAGTGGTGAAACCACTTTATAGACTCTGAGTGCATGTGCatctataattaaattaaaattagaaaaaatagcTCATATGGTAAAAATGATCTATATACACCTTCATTTTCTCAGGTTCGATGCTTGCAAAAtgcttttttatcttttattttcaacATTATATCCAATATTTATATGGTCTAGATTGCCCCTGCAATTAAATCAATACAACTCGTATTaacatgtatttttatgttattaataaattgGTGATGATAATCCTACTTTTTTTACAAACATGATAACCCTATCTTTCTAACGTCAATATGTAAAAATGTGTATGCGTTTGTGTCTAAGACGTTTGATTTGTCTGGTTATGAAAACATTAATGTTGTGGTTATGAAAACATTAATGTTCTTATAGCACGAGAGAGGTTTCGTGGGGGAAGACCTTTCAAACCAATCCAAAAGATGCAAGAAATGGGATGGACTCACGTGGGTGGTCGTCGTACTCGTGGTCGAGGTGGCCGTTCTGATCGTGGTTATCATTAGTGTGTTAGCTAGTTTTATGTCACTTTTATCTACTCCCCATCTCGACTTCTCTTTTGCTTATTTCCATGTTTGGGAGCTCATGTAGCTGTCCTTCTCTTTTTAATGCTTTCTCAAACTATATGGTCTAAAAAGTCATgtctttgtaattttttatttgcattttaatTGAAagctctttttcaaaaaaagaagtgAAAATGCTCTATGGATGTGAAACAGTAAAAATAAGTAGATAAATCAATCAGGATTCGACTTTACTCTCCATCACCATGGATTCGTTGGTGGATTATATAACAAAACCATGTTCTTAATTAAATTAGTCACCTTATTAGTGACGTAAAAAGATGCTACACCTTTTTTGTAAGGCCTGTAAGTTGTAACATAAGTTTTCTGAAAAGTAAATAGCTCCTAAAATCAAATTGTAATAGCTAATAAACATCAAACCCCCTTTTTTCTTGTACCAAAACCAGTGGGCATATTTGTTACACGCGTATCCTattgtttgttttcttcttaaaaGTAAAGCCGTAACGTTTATAGTTTGTTTTGAACAAGAGTTAGGAGCTAGACTCTACTAAATACTGTATTTTTACACGTAAAGTTACAGTCCAATCCGTATAGCTTCCCTAAAATCAGGACTCAAAGGACGCTTTGGTGAAACAAAAAGAGGCATTATAGGCACTACGTGCCGAACATGAACATAGCAGTTTTGCCTCGTGTGTAATTCACGTGCCACCGAAATtttttacttaatatttttatttcacaaatttcaaaacttcgtttggtttgtttgttttgtcgGTATCATCTCTGGGTGGTTCTCGTGCATGTCTCCCACTTTTCATCTCCAAAGTTTCCTCGTATCTCCACCCCTCTGGACCTCTGTTAACACTCAATTATATTACTTAAAGATCCCTCACATTAATAATCTTCTTTTATGTGctttaatttgaaatttcaaaactaGTTTACGTTGCATAGACTCGTGAGCAcgaaactttttcttttcttttttcgaaAACAATGAGCACGAAATTTTTAGCATTAATAAAGATGAGTGGTAAAAATTGTTTCATGTAACCCAGCGATGATATGATGAGGATTGGCATACGATGATGTGAAGATTAAAGAAGTGGGTTTGATTGAGTGAGACGTAATTACAAATATAGATAAAAGGTGAGTGGCAAAGTTTGTAATATTGAAATGCATGGAGGGCGAATTCCAGAGAAGGAAaagtgaaagaaagaaagaaagagatatTGGCATTCCCGAAGAAGGAACTCCCCAACTTTTGCCAAAACAAAATGCCAACTTCACTGAAACACACAACCTCCTTTCCACCACCATTCCTTggtcttttcttcttttttggtaacactaaaacagtaaaaaaatgagaatttataaacaaaaaaaaatctcttgttaaaaaacatttttttctttcgaaaaagtaattatattaaaaatctgtGTGTTTAAATCAATGTCATAAAGCCTGGAATGCACCAGTTTTTCCACCACTTTCTCCAAGAAACGCAAAAGATTAAAATTATACCAACTCACTTTAATTCATGACTCAGTTGTAACTTCTTCCTTATAAATACAAGTTGCCCACAACTTCTCTGAGTTCCACTTCCAAGGAAACTCACAAACACACTTCATGCCTTTGAATGTCACTTATAAAGATAATGAGAATCAGCTGTAACGGGTGTAGAGTCCTACGCAAGGGTTGCAACCAAGATTGCACCATAAGACCATGTCTTCAATGGATCAAATCCGCAGACTCTCAAGCCAATGCCACACTCTTCCTTGCCAAGTTCTATGGTCGAGCCGGTCTCCTTAACCTCATCGAATCTGGTCCTGACCATCTTCGTCCCGGTACACACTCCGAAAGCAGAATCCTCTAATGATTTATCTTACAGTGTGTTTGTGTTTAGATTCTGTTACATGCACACACACATCACTTCTATAGTAGGGACTTTTTTTCCATTTCCCGATTTAATTTCATAACGttggttgtgtttttttttttgtaatctctAGCAATATTTAGGTCACTTCTGTACGAGGCGTGTGGACGGATCGTGAACCCTGTGGATGGTTCTGTGGGTCTGATGTGGTCTGGAATTGGGCCCAGTGCCAAGCAGCCGTTGATGCCATTCTCAACGGCTTACCCATCACTCACACGCCTCTTCCCAGTGCATCCGCGTCGCACCAGATCATTCCTCCTCACAGGACATACGACATACGCCACGTGGCGAAAGATCCAACAACAGGCGGTGACAGTTCGGAGAGTCTGGCCCTTGCCCCACGTGTCAACGGTAACAAGGTCAAGACACAAACTGGCCGGTTAAAACGCCTCGCAGAGACCGTGGACTACCAACTAGGTGAATGCAGTCACGACACGTGGCAACTCCAGAGTTCTGGTGCAACGCATGGCTATGGTCAGTTGGCGTTGGAGAACGTGGCAAATCGAAGGGAGATCCATTAAACCAAAGCTCGAATCTTGGGTGTGATGATCAAGTCGATACCAACGAGGTTGGCTTAGAGCTCAGACTTGGTTAGAAGCTAAaaggacaaaaaaaagagaacataaTTATTACCGTAACTGTCGTTTCCATTAATAATTTCACTTTCTACTTGCAAGGGGAAATGTTCAAGAGACGAAAATGAAACTTGAGCTACTTGGCTTGTATgtatttaaatttgatattaatGTAAAATCAATATGTGATAGAGCTCCTGAGTTTCGACGTGTTATATAGTAGAATAGTGATATATATCGTTACTTTATAGGTTTATCTCAACTAGCGTCACTAAATCATCACAAGGATAATTATATTGATAAGTCTACCTTCTTGCatatgcaaaaagaaaaaaagaaacattaattaGTATAGAATATTATCAACATCCTACATCGGTGGTGGTAGAAGTTCTTTGGGCAATATGTGGATCTCCGCCAGGTTTATCCTATTAGGTTACAACAATCTATATATATGTTCCTCTACTAATAGTGAAAGGAATATATTTGAATGATGTAATGACAAATTATTTTGACTCCATACACAGTCCTTTTAATGTGACTTCATCCCCCCAGACGGAATCACTGGACATTCTTTATGTACATGGATGATTTCCAACTTTTGTTTTCCGTACAGATTGCACCCTCTAGTTTTCGTTCCCATTCATAGTGAAGAATAGAAGGGTGCCTATAGAAATAAAATCTCATTGAACATagtgaaatataaatatgtaatggAAGGCTGTTCACTCAGCTGTGGTGATGGACACGACAGTGACTCCAACACTGTGAATGACATCACTAGCTTGTCCATGGAACCCAATGATCGTGCACccattccccccccccccccaagcAAGAATTTCTCACCGGAATCAATTCCAAACAGAGCTTAGGGTTTTGTTCGTCTTGAACCAAAGAGAGACAATTACCGGTTTCTCAACTCTAGATCTTATTGTAGCAGCCTTCAAGACCATAATATATTCACCATCCTCAAGAACAAGCTGAAAATGTTCAATGATTACAAAGGTAATATGTCAATAATTTTTACGGTAATTAGCagttgaagaaaaaaatatgttttggtgtttatGGAACTGACCTCTTCAACTCCGACCAGTGTCTTTTTCCCATGGTCCTCACCAGAAACCAAGTATGTGCCTTTAATATACTCAAACTTAACAAAGGATACACAGTCAAAACTTTGTCCGACGTATATCTTTCTTACACCGTCGTAGACACCGTCATCCTATCCGTTGCCACTAGGGGTGGaaaaaaaaccaaactaatGGTACGCCAAGGCATCTCTATGTGGGCCTCCAGATTGCAAAAAAACATTCGAAAGAACTATAGCCCAATGAGCCTTTCACCCTTACATATTTTGGACTGAACCACGACACGTATAAACTGTGAACCGCTTCTTGATAAAATATcagcaagagagagagataacacGGATGGAGTGAGTCAACTACTCACCTTGTACTTCAACAAGATCTCACTTCATTAAAACCGTAATCCAAACAAACTCAAATCCACGGCAGAGACAGAGAAAGAGATGTCAGAGTATCTGGTCACTGGAGGAACTGGTTTCATCGCTTCTTACATCATCAAATCACTCCTCGAACTCGGACACACCGTTCGAACCACTGTCCGAAACCCTCGTAAGATAttcccttttttttcttttgaactgaAAATATTccctatttttattattattattattttttcaattattattattatttaattattattattactaattATTCGAATATTTACCACTAAAATGATTTTGATCTGAGCCCTTGTGTTAAAGAAAATGATTTTGATTTGTGTTGAAAAGAGGATGAAGAGAAAGTAGGTTTCCTATGGGAACTGAGAGGAGCGAAAGAGAGGCTGAAGATGTTCAAAGCTGATCTAACGGTTGATGGAAGCTTTGACGAAGCAGTAAACGGCGTAGATGGAGTCTTCCACACGGCCTCTCCTGTTATTGTTCCACAGGATCACAACATTCAAGAAACATTGGTTGATCCTATCATAAAGGGTACAACCAACGTGATGAACTCTTGTGCCAAGTCCAAAACCACTCTCAAAAGGATCGTTCTTACATCTTCTTGCTCCTCCATACGGTACCGTTTCGACGCCACCAAAGCCTCTCCGCTCAACGAGTCGCATTGGAGCGACATTGAATACTGCAAACGCTTCAACGTGAGAAAAacatttgttatatttttttttgtaactgaggCTAAAcatttgttatatttatatatagaaagaAAGAACTCTATTGATGGAACCTGTATGTTTGTGTATTAGCTTTGGTACGCGTATGCAAAGACTCTAGGTGAGAAAGAAGCTTGGAGGATAGCTGAAGAGAAAGGGTTGAACTTAGTGGTAGTGAATCCTTCCTTTGTGGTTGGTCCATTGCTTGGACCTAAACCAACAAGCACTCTTCTTTATATCCTCTCCGTTGTCAAAGGTCTTGCTGGAGAGTACCGGAATTTTACGGTCGGGTTTGTGCACATAGACGATGTAGTTGATGCACATGTGTTAGCCATGGAAGAGCCTAAAGCATCAGGGAGAATCATATGTTCAAGTTCGGTTGCTCACTGGTCTGAGATCATTGAGTTGCTACGAAACAAGTATCCTAATTACCCACTTGAGAACAAGTAAATATCTCATGATTGACAAGGTTTAATAGTCGAGATCTCATTTGGTTGGTTGATTGATtctttgttttaacttttttcaGGTGCAGTGACAAAGAAGGGGACAACAATCCACATAGTATGGATACAAGGAAGATACATGAGTTAGGATTTGCATCGTTCAAGTCATTGCCTGAGATGTTTGATGATTGTATCCGCAGTTTTCAGGAGAAGGGTCTGCTCTGATGATATTTCCAAATCCATGTCGTTTCTGGATGGTGTTTTGTTACTGGTTGAAGCACCTCTTTAGTTTATGGTTCcagtataataataataaaacttaataagCTGGATTTGATTAATCGCTTGCTCTAATCTTGTATTAAGCGTCTTTTCGCAGTCTATAGTTTTTTCCAAGAGTTGTGCATTGCTAGTTAGTAATAGCCCACAATGAAAAAACCATGTCTTGTTTCTTTTAAACGAGACACCTCACACCTTGAATGGTTCAAATTAAATCGAGCTCAAGCTAATGGGCCGAGAATCAAGCTCAAGCTAATATAACACCACAAGCTTGGCAACTTATCACAAGATCCTCAACTCCGTCACCTCACACCTCTCATGACATGTGCATCTGAAAGCTTTCCTTCCCTTATTGTGTATCACGTGACTAAGACACGCCACACGCACGTACAATggaaaaaaaatacttatacAAAGAACATGTGCAGCTACCAAGTAGTGGAAGAGTTACTACTATAGACTATAGAGTATAAAGCCATCCTTTGACTTTTCCTCATTCCCAATCAAcctttgaataatttttatataattattaaaatctaaaatgcCATACAGCTGTTATAAAATACCTTTAATTAATTGAAAAACCTGACAAAACCAACCCCTGACTTGCTGCCACTTACGTGCAACTCCCTATTTAATTCCCCACTCTCCTCTTCACTAGTAATTAAGTTTTctactaaataaaaattaatttaatttcataaataaaaataaataaagggtAGGTAGAAGAATGGTGGTTTGTGATGGCGCGGCGAATCAGCAGAGAAACAGAGGCCAGCAAACTTCTCATGAATTGTCGCTTTCTATTAGATTCTTTGTTAGAATAGCAACACCTCATAATCTTAACGGTCCTCTGGTAATGAGATTCATGACAACCAATGGCGATAAGAACAATGTgaattatataaactgaaaaaaaaaactttcatttAATAACATAGTACTAGTAGTAGTACTATAACATTAATGATAATCAAACTCTTTAAACTTTGGACGGCTCTTAAAAAGCACAATGAACAGCCCAAATCTAAGAGATTAACTCGAAGCACAAAACACTTCCACACTTAATCTCGTAGTACCCTATATAAAccgaaattaaaattaaactcacTAAACTGCAAAACCCGGCTAGTTATGTCTTAAGATCTCACTTCTCTCCGGAACACACCTTCATCATGTAGTAGTATGTCTTTAAActcaaaactaataataaataaaacactctttttaaaaaaagcTTAAGCTGCAAAACTTTTCAAGGGGATGTGTTGATGATAATCGGCGAAAAAGAAGCTAGAGTCGAACTCAACATCTGGAAAGTCCCAATCAGGTAGCTCGCTCGGACCACCACCACTGTCTTCGAACCCTAGCATAGTGAAATCATCAAACTGATCATCAGTGAATAAGCAATCCAAGTTCTCTTCAGCAAAGAAACCAAGATCAGCAGCCATCTGTCCCTCGTCTTCGGCAAAGAAACCAAGATCAGGGATCGGTAGCTCAGCGAAGTTGAAACCGAACAACACTTCCTTGCTCGAATCAACACCAGTAGCAGGAGCGATCTTGATCTCTTCTTTAAGCTTATTAGTAGTTGGTGTTGAAGCTGAAGTGTCTTGCTCAGGAGGTGAAGAGCGAGAGCATTGACTAGTCTCAGACACGGAGTCATTAGTAGTAGTGGAGAGAAGTGCGTCATACTCTTTCCTCTTGACTTTATAAGCTTGATGAGCTGCTTCTTCGGTGTCAAAAGTACCCAACCAGGTCCTGATTTTTGGTGATGGGATGTCTAATCTCAGCAGCCCATTTACCCCATTTCCTCTGCCTGACACCAACAGGCTTCTTCTTAGAACACCGAGGACGAGAAGCTGCTGCTGCTTTCTTGCTGATTGTTTTGGTGCTGTCCTGTGAAGAACTCACAGAAGCAGACTCAGCAacacgaggaggaggaggaggagcaacaGACTCCAGAGGTGGGAAGTTAACAACGCGGACGATGCGTCTCATCTTGGTCTCGTCTCCCTCGTCGCTAGATGAATCATCATCGGTTGCGTAAGGATCGTTGACCAAGATCCTGACTTTTCTAAAGGCTGTTGGTTTCTTGAGGATTGCATCTCTTTGGTTTCTTCATTTCACTCAAAGACAGTTGGTTACTTATAATCCCTACCATTTTTTTCTCTCACaaatcctcaaaaaaaaaacacccagaaaagaaaaaaaaaggagaaaacacTCTTCAGATCAAAActtgttttgtaataaaaaaatctcaGCGAACAATGAACTGCTTTATGTGAAAACCACCGAAGACTTCAACGCCAGAACAAGTCCTGagacattaaaaaaacaaacacagtCTTAACCTTTGGTCTCTTAGTGTCTTAGATCTCTTAAAGAAGATGATTTTCTGGTGATACCTTTGGGTCTTAACGCATGGAGAGAGAAGGACTCTCGAGAACAAGCCTCTGCTTGTTAGAGCAGAAGTGAAGATCGTTTGCCAGACAAGATTTagttgaagatgatgatgaaacaGACAAGAGATGTTGTTGTTAAGCAGAGACAAAATCACAGCTTTTGATTCAAACCCAGCCGACATAAATCACTCTGTTCTTCGTTAAGACAAAGGAGACAGACAACAacgagaagaagaacaaaaaaagaagtgagAAAAGAACACACGAAAATAAAAAACCCACACAGCTAAAACCCTACAGAGATTAGATATCTGGGGACGAGATTTATCCTATggttttatatatagataaaataaaaacgaagGATCCGTGACAAAGTTGCAGagaaggaaagaaaaaacaacaacagtaaacaagtgtttaaaaaataacacGATGAGACGACGCAAATCTCTAGAAGAGAAACAATAAAT includes:
- the LOC108826850 gene encoding LOW QUALITY PROTEIN: LOB domain-containing protein 42 (The sequence of the model RefSeq protein was modified relative to this genomic sequence to represent the inferred CDS: inserted 2 bases in 2 codons), which codes for MSLIKIMRISCNGCRVLRKGCNQDCTIRPCLQWIKSADSQANATLFLAKFYGRAGLLNLIESGPDHLRPAIFRSLLYEACGRIVNPVDGSVGLMWSXNWAQCQAAVDAILNGLPITHTPLPSASASHQIIPPHRTYDIRHVAKDPTTGGDSSESLALAPRVNGNKVKTQTGRLKRLAETVDYQLGECSHDTWQLQSSGATHGYGQLALENVANRREXPLNQSSNLGCDDQVDTNEVGLELRLG
- the LOC130499718 gene encoding tetraketide alpha-pyrone reductase 2, with the translated sequence MSEYLVTGGTGFIASYIIKSLLELGHTVRTTVRNPQDEEKVGFLWELRGAKERLKMFKADLTVDGSFDEAVNGVDGVFHTASPVIVPQDHNIQETLVDPIIKGTTNVMNSCAKSKTTLKRIVLTSSCSSIRYRFDATKASPLNESHWSDIEYCKRFNLWYAYAKTLGEKEAWRIAEEKGLNLVVVNPSFVVGPLLGPKPTSTLLYILSVVKGLAGEYRNFTVGFVHIDDVVDAHVLAMEEPKASGRIICSSSVAHWSEIIELLRNKYPNYPLENKCSDKEGDNNPHSMDTRKIHELGFASFKSLPEMFDDCIRSFQEKGLL